Proteins encoded within one genomic window of Nordella sp. HKS 07:
- the rpmG gene encoding 50S ribosomal protein L33 — MAKGNVIKIKLQSTADTGYFYVTKKNSRTKTEKFTFKKYDPVARKHVEFKETKIK; from the coding sequence ATGGCCAAAGGCAACGTTATCAAGATCAAGCTGCAGTCGACAGCGGATACCGGTTACTTCTACGTGACCAAGAAGAACTCGCGCACCAAGACCGAGAAGTTCACCTTCAAGAAGTACGATCCGGTCGCGCGCAAGCACGTCGAGTTCAAGGAAACCAAGATTAAGTAA